In a single window of the Allobranchiibius huperziae genome:
- a CDS encoding sialidase family protein, whose amino-acid sequence MSNHDRYDTGDDHREPAYDDDPVARFFGAHRSSVRPEAAGDLDWARITRAARRRRPHRLLAGGVAAAAVAAIAAFGVWTAQTPQSNAPALAGGSTTNSSGAPQASGPAGASDSPGSSGSSGGRSGTLQPQQQQSGTSTSPGGQSQSQAQAQPRLAPPDTFVTWSLSNAGDNVVYDLGSSTCGGFTCPVLLRSGDNGTHWSSVHTFDASRYSTPVGPGASRIQADDQLRDVRFVTPTTGYVFGGDLWVTHDSGASFSRVAHPGRTVLDVEAWHGDLLVLTADNCASSTCDGSVSVTRMDTSADTVPQAASSTADLTAPIVSGQIVVRNGMAYLSLTSASGSPLPPLRLTGDTLEPMSATDACAGTPLQAITPSSTLDHQLFALCAPTPNGSLTNYTLVHSTDDGSTWTKVSTGALQLPTGARPDLASIDADHVAASAGPTDTSGGAATVGAGSLVVSTDGGATFTAKDGPLNLGTSGIDWIASPGGSQYYAITLNGAGYWWSNDAGATWRLVDPVG is encoded by the coding sequence ATGAGCAACCACGACCGGTACGACACCGGCGACGACCACCGCGAACCGGCGTACGACGACGACCCGGTCGCGCGCTTCTTCGGCGCGCACCGCTCGTCGGTGCGACCCGAGGCCGCCGGTGACCTGGACTGGGCCCGGATCACCCGGGCCGCCCGGCGCCGCCGCCCGCACCGTCTCCTGGCCGGTGGCGTCGCAGCCGCCGCGGTGGCGGCCATCGCCGCGTTCGGGGTCTGGACCGCGCAGACCCCGCAGTCGAACGCCCCGGCCCTCGCCGGTGGATCGACGACGAACTCGTCGGGCGCGCCCCAGGCGAGCGGCCCCGCCGGCGCATCCGATTCACCCGGCTCGTCCGGCTCATCGGGAGGGCGGTCCGGCACCCTGCAGCCGCAGCAGCAACAGAGCGGGACGTCGACGTCGCCCGGTGGTCAGTCGCAGTCGCAGGCACAGGCGCAGCCTCGTCTGGCGCCGCCGGACACCTTCGTCACCTGGTCGCTCAGCAACGCCGGCGACAACGTGGTCTACGACCTCGGGTCCAGCACCTGCGGGGGCTTCACCTGTCCGGTGCTGCTGCGCTCCGGCGACAACGGCACGCACTGGTCCTCCGTGCACACCTTCGACGCATCCCGCTACTCCACCCCGGTCGGGCCCGGAGCCAGTCGCATCCAGGCCGATGACCAGTTGCGCGACGTCCGCTTCGTGACGCCGACCACGGGGTACGTCTTCGGCGGCGACCTGTGGGTGACCCACGACTCGGGAGCGAGCTTCTCCCGGGTGGCCCACCCGGGCCGTACCGTCCTCGACGTCGAGGCGTGGCACGGCGACCTGCTGGTCCTCACCGCCGACAACTGCGCCTCCTCGACGTGCGACGGGTCGGTGAGCGTGACGCGGATGGACACCTCCGCCGACACCGTGCCGCAGGCCGCGTCCTCCACCGCCGACCTCACGGCGCCGATCGTGTCCGGGCAGATCGTGGTCCGCAACGGCATGGCCTACCTCTCGCTCACCAGCGCCTCCGGGTCGCCGCTGCCCCCGCTACGGTTGACCGGCGACACGCTGGAGCCGATGTCCGCGACGGACGCATGCGCCGGTACGCCGCTGCAGGCCATCACCCCGTCCTCCACCCTCGACCACCAGCTCTTCGCACTGTGCGCCCCGACGCCCAACGGATCGCTGACGAATTACACGCTGGTGCACAGCACCGACGACGGGTCGACCTGGACGAAGGTCTCGACCGGGGCGTTGCAGCTGCCCACCGGCGCTCGGCCGGACCTGGCATCCATCGACGCCGATCACGTGGCCGCCTCGGCCGGTCCGACCGACACATCGGGTGGGGCCGCGACCGTGGGAGCGGGGTCCCTGGTCGTGTCCACCGACGGCGGCGCCACGTTCACGGCCAAGGACGGGCCGCTCAACCTGGGCACGAGCGGGATCGACTGGATCGCCAGCCCCGGCGGGAGCCAGTACTACGCGATCACCCTGAACGGCGCGGGGTATTGGTGGTCCAACGACGCGGGGGCCACCTGGAGGCTCGTCGATCCGGTCGGCTGA
- a CDS encoding nitroreductase family protein: MQLREAILRRRMVRRFDATRPVPPEVLRRVVQLALRAPSAGFSQGFDFVVLRDDADRAAYWAATSDPDAPTDGWLHGVSDAPVLILCCSDRSRYLRRYAEPDKARSGVAGSPWPVPYWDVDTGMAALLMLLGAVDEGLGALFFGVPADRTDTVLARFGIPEGHHLVGVVALGYAAEDRPSGSTRTRARRPLDEVFHDGTFGAPLH; this comes from the coding sequence GTGCAACTGCGCGAAGCCATCCTGCGACGCCGGATGGTGCGGCGTTTCGACGCCACCCGACCGGTCCCGCCCGAGGTGCTGCGACGAGTGGTACAGCTCGCGCTGCGGGCGCCGAGTGCCGGGTTCAGCCAGGGGTTCGACTTCGTGGTGCTGCGTGACGACGCCGACCGGGCGGCGTACTGGGCGGCCACATCCGACCCTGACGCGCCCACCGACGGCTGGCTGCACGGAGTGTCCGACGCGCCCGTGCTGATCCTGTGCTGCTCGGACAGGTCGCGCTACCTGCGCCGCTACGCCGAGCCGGACAAGGCGCGCTCGGGCGTGGCAGGTTCGCCCTGGCCGGTCCCCTACTGGGACGTCGACACCGGCATGGCCGCGTTGCTGATGTTGCTCGGCGCGGTCGACGAGGGGCTGGGCGCGCTCTTCTTCGGGGTGCCGGCCGACCGGACCGACACCGTCCTGGCACGTTTCGGCATTCCCGAGGGCCACCACCTGGTCGGCGTCGTCGCACTCGGCTACGCCGCCGAGGACCGGCCGAGCGGCAGCACCCGCACCCGTGCCCGCCGGCCGCTGGACGAGGTCTTCCACGACGGCACCTTCGGCGCCCCGCTGCACTGA
- a CDS encoding GNAT family N-acetyltransferase yields MSDGDPRPPGYPSHWEADVVLRDGSIGHVRPIRPTDAALIQEFHERQSKESIYLRFFAPLPHLSDRDAHRFANVDHHARVALVMEAGEQLVGIARYDRVGDAPPRAEVAFNVADDFQGRGVGSVLLEHLVAIGQEGDIEEFTADVLPQNRKMLGVFSEAGFEVRRHFDDGVVALSFRIETTNRSREVLEAREHRAEALSVAALLHPTSVAVVGVGSRPTSVGREIYERLVGQGFTGTAYAVNGNPHREVEGEVYARVSDLPGPVDVAVIAVPVGGVLEVARDCAAHRVKALIVVSAGFAEVGEEGAALQRELLQVARRGGMRVVGPNSFGIIDTRESVRMNASVAPDMPEAGGFGLFAQSGVLAISVLASAGRRGLGLSDFVSAGNRIDVSGNDIMQFWIDDPTTRVAGLYLESMGNPRKFSRIARRLAQEKPVIVIKSGTSVYGVPPGHRVRDTTVGPEAFAQMLRQAGVIRVENLHQLLDVAQLVVDQPLPGGTGVAVVGNTVSLGALAADAVVSWGLDVVHGPRSVPPDASGAQVEQALEEVFADPDVHSVVACFLHAKTEPSIASATALAQVAARHRKPCVATFVGINEVRAALASGRRTTPDGEVTPVIVPAYSTPEDGVRALAAATRYAEWRAADHGELVTPEGIHRTRADAVVDAVLAGSPQGRALQPGEVRELLAAYGIEVWETVPVDSPAHAAAAGARLGFPVVVKSTSPIASSQPIASVRLDLHNRSAVRAAYTTLDDRLRPLHANRLVVQRMATPGIPCVISSVEDPLFGPVVSFALAGPPREVMGDIGYRIPPLRTGDVRDLIGSVRAAPLLRGHGGRPPVDRVALEDVIARVSMIAEQMPEVVSLELNPVNTHEDGIEVLGASITVAPGAARTDRGRRALA; encoded by the coding sequence GTGAGCGACGGGGACCCGCGGCCGCCGGGCTATCCCTCCCACTGGGAGGCCGATGTCGTCCTGCGCGACGGCTCGATCGGGCACGTGCGCCCCATCCGGCCGACCGATGCCGCCCTGATCCAGGAGTTCCACGAGCGGCAGTCCAAGGAATCGATCTACCTTCGCTTCTTCGCACCGCTGCCGCACCTGTCGGACCGCGACGCGCATCGTTTCGCGAACGTGGACCACCACGCCCGGGTCGCCCTGGTGATGGAGGCGGGCGAGCAGCTGGTGGGCATCGCCCGCTACGACCGCGTGGGTGACGCACCGCCGCGTGCCGAGGTCGCCTTCAACGTGGCCGACGACTTCCAGGGCCGCGGTGTGGGATCGGTGCTGCTCGAGCACCTGGTGGCCATCGGCCAGGAGGGCGACATCGAGGAGTTCACCGCCGACGTACTCCCGCAGAACCGCAAGATGCTCGGCGTCTTCTCCGAGGCCGGCTTCGAGGTGCGTCGTCACTTCGACGACGGGGTCGTGGCGCTGTCCTTCCGCATCGAGACCACCAACCGCAGCCGGGAGGTGCTGGAGGCCCGCGAGCACCGGGCGGAGGCCCTCAGCGTGGCCGCGCTGCTGCACCCCACCAGCGTGGCGGTGGTCGGTGTCGGCTCTCGCCCGACCTCGGTGGGCCGGGAGATCTATGAGCGGCTGGTCGGGCAGGGGTTCACCGGCACGGCGTACGCGGTCAACGGCAACCCGCACCGTGAGGTCGAGGGTGAGGTCTACGCACGGGTGAGCGACCTGCCCGGACCGGTCGACGTCGCGGTGATCGCGGTGCCGGTCGGCGGGGTGCTCGAGGTGGCGCGGGACTGCGCCGCGCACCGGGTGAAGGCGCTCATCGTGGTGTCGGCGGGTTTCGCCGAGGTCGGCGAGGAAGGCGCCGCTCTGCAGCGCGAACTGCTCCAGGTGGCGCGGCGGGGCGGTATGCGGGTGGTCGGCCCGAACTCCTTCGGGATCATCGACACGCGCGAATCCGTGCGGATGAACGCCTCGGTGGCGCCGGACATGCCGGAGGCCGGCGGGTTCGGTCTCTTCGCGCAGAGCGGCGTCCTCGCCATCTCGGTGCTCGCCTCGGCCGGGCGTCGCGGCCTGGGCCTCAGCGACTTCGTGTCCGCAGGCAACCGGATCGACGTCTCCGGCAACGACATCATGCAGTTCTGGATCGATGATCCGACCACGCGCGTCGCCGGTCTCTACCTGGAGTCGATGGGCAATCCCCGCAAGTTCTCCCGCATCGCCCGACGGCTGGCGCAGGAGAAGCCGGTCATCGTGATCAAGTCCGGCACCTCGGTCTACGGCGTCCCGCCCGGTCACCGGGTGCGTGACACGACCGTCGGTCCCGAGGCGTTCGCCCAGATGCTGCGGCAGGCCGGCGTGATCCGGGTCGAGAACCTGCACCAGTTGCTCGACGTGGCCCAGCTGGTCGTCGATCAGCCGCTCCCGGGCGGCACCGGCGTCGCGGTCGTCGGAAACACCGTGTCGCTTGGCGCGCTCGCCGCGGACGCGGTCGTCAGCTGGGGCTTGGACGTGGTGCACGGTCCGCGCAGTGTGCCGCCGGACGCGTCGGGCGCGCAGGTCGAGCAGGCTCTGGAGGAGGTCTTCGCCGACCCGGACGTGCACAGCGTGGTCGCGTGCTTCCTGCACGCGAAGACCGAGCCGAGCATCGCCTCGGCGACCGCGCTCGCACAGGTCGCGGCGCGGCACCGCAAACCCTGCGTCGCCACCTTCGTGGGGATCAACGAGGTGCGCGCGGCCCTGGCGTCCGGCCGGCGTACGACGCCCGACGGCGAGGTCACCCCGGTGATCGTGCCGGCGTACAGCACTCCCGAGGACGGGGTGCGCGCGCTGGCCGCCGCCACCCGGTACGCCGAGTGGCGGGCGGCCGACCACGGTGAGCTGGTCACCCCCGAGGGCATCCACCGCACCCGCGCCGATGCGGTCGTCGACGCCGTGCTGGCCGGGTCACCGCAGGGCCGCGCCTTGCAGCCCGGCGAGGTGCGCGAGCTGCTGGCGGCGTACGGGATCGAGGTCTGGGAGACGGTGCCCGTCGACTCGCCGGCCCATGCCGCCGCGGCGGGCGCGCGACTGGGCTTCCCGGTCGTGGTCAAGTCGACGTCGCCCATCGCGAGCAGCCAGCCCATCGCGAGCGTGCGGCTGGACCTGCACAACCGCTCCGCGGTCCGCGCGGCCTACACGACCCTCGACGACCGACTGCGCCCCCTGCACGCCAACCGGCTCGTGGTGCAGAGGATGGCGACGCCAGGGATCCCGTGCGTGATCTCCTCGGTGGAGGACCCGCTCTTCGGCCCCGTGGTGAGTTTCGCGCTCGCTGGCCCGCCGCGGGAGGTGATGGGCGACATCGGCTACCGCATCCCGCCCCTGCGCACCGGGGACGTGCGAGACCTGATCGGATCGGTGCGCGCCGCGCCTCTGTTGCGCGGACACGGAGGTCGCCCGCCGGTCGACCGGGTCGCGCTGGAGGATGTGATCGCGCGGGTCTCGATGATCGCGGAGCAGATGCCCGAGGTCGTCTCCCTGGAGCTCAACCCGGTCAACACCCACGAAGACGGGATCGAGGTCCTGGGCGCGAGCATCACGGTCGCGCCGGGCGCGGCACGGACCGATCGCGGACGGCGCGCACTGGCCTGA
- a CDS encoding sigma-70 family RNA polymerase sigma factor encodes MVRGASATDAAVREVYDAHFGRLVGWATSLVGDRDLAHDFVTEAFIRLINHWGQVAEPRPWLYTTVANQVRDHWRKRGREAAAYDKFTAGRPVDIDVAAPEPDVATRLTVRDAVESLPGRLRMTVLLHYYADLSVAQVARELGKSEGAVKRDLYDGRKMLAEHLKQVR; translated from the coding sequence GTGGTTCGGGGGGCATCAGCGACCGACGCGGCGGTGCGCGAGGTGTACGACGCGCACTTCGGTCGACTCGTCGGATGGGCGACGTCGTTGGTGGGGGACCGCGATCTGGCGCACGACTTCGTCACGGAGGCGTTCATCCGGTTGATCAACCACTGGGGCCAGGTCGCCGAGCCGCGGCCGTGGCTCTACACGACGGTCGCCAACCAGGTCCGCGACCACTGGCGCAAGCGGGGCCGTGAGGCGGCGGCGTACGACAAGTTCACTGCCGGGCGACCCGTCGACATCGACGTGGCGGCGCCCGAACCCGATGTCGCGACGCGGTTGACCGTGCGCGACGCCGTGGAATCGCTGCCCGGGCGACTGCGGATGACGGTGCTGCTGCACTACTACGCCGATCTGTCGGTGGCCCAGGTCGCCCGCGAGCTGGGCAAGTCCGAGGGCGCAGTCAAACGAGACCTCTACGACGGCCGCAAAATGCTGGCCGAGCATTTGAAGCAGGTGCGATGA
- a CDS encoding alpha-hydroxy acid oxidase, with the protein MRETLHELEGTARERLDPDVWHYIARGAGDDQSAREAEPAWNLWRLRPRVLRDVSSVHTSCAVFGDWESPIGVAPTAYHRLVHPEGEAATARGAAASGAPFVLSSRSTVPLEQVAEQLGARPWWFQVYLMRERGVSDALALRAAAAGATALVLTGDTPYLGYRPTAGRARPVPLDDELALIGVRQHLPTDVQDPWSLIDQTPRQTLADIERLADLTGLPVIVKGVLRGDDALACVQAGAAGVWVSSHGGRQLDGAVPTAYALAEVVDAVGDRTTVLADGGVRCGRDALVAQALGASAVFVGRPAVWALAAGGAEGVAQLLTGLREELGHLMGLAGATGLEQLDPSLVTRVPLRFDPR; encoded by the coding sequence ATGCGCGAGACGCTCCATGAGTTGGAGGGCACTGCGCGGGAACGGCTCGATCCGGACGTCTGGCACTACATCGCCCGCGGTGCGGGCGATGACCAGAGCGCCCGAGAGGCTGAACCGGCTTGGAACCTATGGCGATTGCGCCCGCGTGTGCTGCGGGATGTGTCGTCGGTGCACACGTCGTGCGCGGTCTTCGGTGACTGGGAGAGCCCGATCGGTGTCGCGCCCACGGCGTACCACCGGTTGGTGCATCCCGAGGGTGAGGCGGCCACCGCGCGCGGTGCCGCCGCCAGCGGCGCACCCTTCGTGCTGTCCAGTCGCTCGACCGTGCCGCTCGAGCAGGTGGCGGAGCAACTGGGCGCCAGGCCGTGGTGGTTCCAGGTCTACCTGATGCGCGAGCGCGGCGTCAGCGATGCGCTCGCGCTGCGGGCTGCCGCGGCCGGCGCCACCGCATTGGTGCTCACGGGTGACACGCCGTATCTCGGCTACCGGCCGACCGCCGGCCGGGCGCGACCGGTGCCGTTGGACGACGAGCTGGCCCTGATCGGGGTCCGTCAGCATCTGCCGACCGACGTGCAGGATCCCTGGTCGCTGATCGATCAGACCCCGCGTCAGACGCTCGCCGACATCGAGCGGCTGGCCGACCTGACCGGGTTGCCGGTGATCGTCAAGGGAGTGCTGCGCGGTGACGACGCGCTGGCCTGTGTGCAGGCCGGCGCCGCGGGCGTGTGGGTCAGCAGCCACGGCGGCCGGCAGTTGGACGGCGCCGTCCCGACGGCGTACGCGCTCGCGGAGGTCGTCGACGCGGTCGGCGACCGCACCACCGTGCTGGCCGACGGTGGCGTGCGGTGTGGTCGTGACGCCTTGGTCGCGCAGGCGCTCGGAGCGTCGGCGGTGTTCGTCGGCCGCCCCGCCGTCTGGGCCCTGGCCGCCGGTGGCGCGGAGGGTGTGGCCCAGTTGCTGACCGGGCTGCGCGAGGAACTCGGCCATCTGATGGGCCTGGCCGGTGCGACGGGGTTGGAGCAGCTCGACCCGTCGCTGGTCACCCGAGTGCCGCTGAGATTCGATCCTCGGTAG
- a CDS encoding AMP-binding protein, with product MPSTSQHPIATPADDFRAARDHLLSHRTDYDAAIAGYSPPRLERFNWATDWFDVLATEADSRDRAALTIVDQGDGEDRRTSHTYAQLARRSQQVAGWLASLGVGPGDRVLLMLGNQVELWESLLACIRLGAVTIPAATLLTPADLRDRIDRGVVAHAIVRADAADAFETVPGDFTRIAVGDGHPEGWRSYSESESYAGSAPAAVTGAHDPMLVYFTSGTTAAPKLVTHTHASYPVGHLSTMYWIGLQPGDVHLNVSSPGWAKHAWSCIFAPWNAGATVLMVNQARFDAQGLLRSLAQERATTFCAPPTVYRMLVQSDLAPWRERLSLREMVGAGEPLNPEVIEQVRAALGITVRDGFGQTETTAQIGNTPGQRVVPGSMGRALPGYDVVLVDPASGADTGDDEGEICLRLDGPLGRPVGLMVGYDADRERTAEAMRGGVYHTGDVAVRDAQGYVTYVGRSDDVFKASDYRISPFELESVLIEHPAVAEAAVVPSPDPTRLAVPKAYVVLAAGHAPDERTALDILTYAREHLAAYKRIRRIEFAELPKTISGKIRRVELRAREQDQHGTGAPDARRSGPTEFWESDFPDLKSAPDSSSSSTSSSTSPGRTD from the coding sequence ATGCCGTCGACGAGCCAGCACCCTATCGCTACGCCGGCAGACGATTTCCGCGCTGCGCGGGATCACCTGCTGTCCCACCGCACCGACTACGACGCCGCGATCGCAGGCTACTCGCCGCCACGCCTCGAACGCTTCAACTGGGCCACCGACTGGTTCGACGTGTTGGCCACGGAGGCGGACTCGCGCGATCGGGCGGCGCTGACCATCGTCGATCAGGGCGACGGCGAGGACCGCCGTACGAGCCACACCTACGCGCAGCTGGCCCGACGCTCTCAGCAGGTGGCCGGCTGGCTGGCGTCGCTCGGCGTCGGCCCCGGTGACCGGGTGCTGCTGATGCTGGGCAACCAGGTCGAGCTGTGGGAGAGCCTGCTGGCGTGCATCCGGCTGGGCGCGGTCACCATCCCCGCAGCGACGCTGCTCACCCCGGCGGATCTTCGGGACCGGATCGACCGCGGCGTCGTCGCCCACGCCATCGTCAGGGCCGACGCGGCGGACGCGTTCGAGACGGTGCCCGGCGACTTCACCCGCATCGCGGTCGGCGACGGCCACCCGGAGGGCTGGCGCTCCTACTCCGAGAGCGAGTCGTACGCAGGGTCCGCGCCCGCGGCCGTCACCGGCGCGCACGATCCGATGCTCGTCTACTTCACCTCGGGCACGACGGCGGCTCCCAAGCTCGTCACCCATACGCATGCGTCCTACCCGGTCGGGCACCTGTCGACGATGTACTGGATCGGTCTGCAGCCCGGAGACGTGCACCTCAACGTCAGCTCGCCCGGCTGGGCCAAGCACGCGTGGAGCTGCATCTTCGCACCCTGGAACGCCGGCGCCACGGTGCTGATGGTCAACCAGGCGCGGTTCGACGCGCAGGGCCTGCTGCGGTCCCTCGCGCAGGAGCGCGCCACGACCTTCTGCGCGCCGCCCACCGTCTACCGGATGCTCGTGCAGAGCGACCTGGCGCCCTGGCGCGAGCGGTTGTCGCTGCGCGAGATGGTCGGCGCGGGCGAGCCGCTCAATCCCGAGGTGATCGAGCAGGTGCGCGCCGCGCTCGGGATCACCGTGCGCGACGGGTTCGGGCAGACCGAGACGACCGCGCAGATCGGCAACACCCCCGGCCAGCGGGTCGTGCCCGGGTCGATGGGCCGGGCGCTGCCGGGTTACGACGTGGTCCTGGTCGACCCGGCCTCCGGCGCCGACACCGGCGATGACGAAGGCGAGATCTGCCTGCGTCTGGACGGACCGCTCGGCCGGCCTGTCGGACTGATGGTCGGCTACGACGCGGACCGCGAGCGCACTGCCGAGGCGATGCGCGGCGGGGTCTACCACACCGGCGACGTCGCCGTGAGGGACGCGCAGGGCTACGTGACGTACGTCGGGCGCTCCGACGACGTGTTCAAGGCGTCGGACTACCGCATCTCCCCCTTCGAGCTGGAGTCGGTCCTCATCGAGCACCCGGCGGTGGCCGAGGCGGCCGTGGTGCCGTCGCCGGATCCGACCCGTCTGGCCGTGCCAAAGGCGTACGTCGTCCTCGCCGCGGGCCACGCACCGGACGAGCGCACCGCGCTCGACATCCTCACGTACGCGCGCGAGCACCTCGCGGCGTACAAACGGATCCGGCGGATCGAGTTCGCCGAGCTGCCCAAGACGATCTCCGGCAAGATCCGCCGGGTCGAGTTGCGCGCCCGGGAGCAGGATCAGCACGGCACCGGCGCGCCCGATGCGCGGCGGTCGGGACCGACGGAGTTCTGGGAGTCCGACTTCCCCGACCTGAAGTCGGCGCCCGACTCATCGTCCTCGTCGACGTCGTCGTCCACCTCGCCCGGCCGCACGGACTGA
- a CDS encoding HAD family acid phosphatase codes for MSYRSLTARRITAVVVTTSAVPALALATATTATAATPRGPGHSAAVRELQRSPLGVGERLAPRTHFTMAPDGSSGATQGGAGIPNIDSVKSTVRTYYNATNGIASKTSSPYIDQMNALMTRETKKLPALLAGAKKTGKKPALVFDVDDTTLWTYDMEDAGMHFNFDPALQDVYVLDERFPAVPATVAFEKKAAAMGFTIFGLTGRNDDQRTATLKNLAKVGFTGFTADHFYTKWTGKGTSQQPSYITCATAKCTTVEYKAGTRAHIESQGYDIALNLGDQWSDLQGRHAQHYLKLPNPTYYLPSPDLPGLSEPRLAPRTHFTMKPDGSSGKTAGGEGIPNIDSTKATIRTYYNADSTGIANKTSSPYITEITGLTRRISPLLDAACGVTRYFGIRPAVVLDVDDTTLSTYDMEDAAMHFNFDPALQDVYVQQERFPATPGMVALANAASDAGCTIIGLTGRNDDQKAATLANLRKVGYTGFTSANLYTKWTGVGSSQQPSYIHCATANCTTIEYKSQTRAYKQTTAGGGYTILANFGDQFSDLIGGSALVPIKLPNPTYYLP; via the coding sequence ATGTCCTACCGTTCGCTGACCGCGCGCCGGATCACCGCCGTCGTCGTCACCACGTCCGCCGTGCCCGCCCTCGCCCTGGCCACTGCGACCACGGCCACGGCCGCCACACCGCGCGGACCCGGCCACTCCGCCGCCGTGCGCGAGCTGCAGCGCTCTCCGCTCGGCGTCGGCGAGCGTCTCGCGCCGCGCACCCACTTCACGATGGCTCCCGACGGCTCCAGCGGGGCTACGCAGGGCGGCGCCGGCATCCCCAACATCGACTCGGTGAAGTCGACGGTGCGCACCTACTACAACGCCACCAACGGCATCGCCAGCAAGACCAGCTCGCCGTACATCGACCAGATGAACGCGCTGATGACCCGCGAGACGAAGAAGCTGCCCGCGTTGCTCGCCGGCGCGAAGAAGACGGGCAAGAAGCCCGCCCTGGTCTTCGACGTCGACGACACGACCCTGTGGACCTACGACATGGAGGACGCGGGGATGCACTTCAACTTCGACCCCGCGCTGCAGGACGTCTACGTGCTGGACGAAAGGTTCCCGGCCGTCCCGGCGACGGTGGCGTTCGAGAAGAAGGCCGCGGCCATGGGGTTCACGATCTTCGGTCTCACCGGGCGCAACGACGACCAGAGGACGGCGACCCTCAAGAACCTCGCGAAGGTCGGCTTCACCGGCTTCACCGCGGACCACTTCTACACGAAGTGGACCGGCAAGGGCACGAGCCAACAGCCGTCGTACATCACCTGCGCGACCGCGAAGTGCACCACCGTGGAGTACAAGGCGGGCACCCGCGCCCACATCGAGTCCCAGGGCTACGACATCGCGCTCAACCTGGGCGACCAGTGGTCGGACCTGCAGGGTCGGCACGCGCAGCACTACCTGAAGCTGCCCAACCCCACCTACTACCTGCCGTCGCCGGACCTGCCCGGGCTGTCCGAGCCCAGGCTCGCCCCGCGCACCCACTTCACGATGAAGCCGGACGGCAGCAGCGGCAAGACCGCCGGGGGTGAGGGGATCCCCAACATCGATTCGACCAAGGCGACGATCCGCACCTACTACAACGCGGACTCCACCGGCATCGCCAACAAGACCAGCTCGCCGTACATCACCGAGATCACCGGTCTGACCCGGCGGATCTCGCCCCTGCTGGACGCCGCGTGCGGGGTCACCCGGTACTTCGGGATCCGGCCCGCCGTCGTGCTGGACGTGGACGACACCACCTTGTCGACGTACGACATGGAGGACGCCGCGATGCACTTCAACTTCGACCCGGCGCTGCAGGACGTCTACGTGCAGCAGGAGCGGTTCCCGGCCACTCCCGGCATGGTCGCGCTGGCCAATGCCGCGAGCGATGCGGGCTGCACGATCATCGGCCTGACCGGCCGCAACGACGACCAGAAGGCCGCGACCCTCGCCAACCTGCGCAAGGTCGGCTACACCGGCTTCACCTCGGCCAACCTCTACACCAAGTGGACCGGCGTCGGCTCCAGCCAGCAGCCGTCCTACATCCACTGCGCCACGGCGAACTGCACGACGATCGAGTACAAGAGCCAGACCCGCGCGTACAAACAGACGACGGCCGGCGGCGGATACACGATCCTGGCCAACTTCGGCGACCAGTTCAGTGACCTGATCGGAGGCTCCGCGCTGGTGCCGATCAAGCTGCCGAACCCGACGTACTACCTGCCGTAA
- a CDS encoding thermonuclease family protein, which yields MATGGCSRGRRVVALMGAGAVLVALLGACGPAGNAKTAATGPGPASASSTTPGSRATGAGRGSGATPTSPSSAATPPPSLGALVPVLSVIDGDTIAVREGGVRRKIRLIGVDTPETRKPNTPVQCFGKEASSKMQSLVQSRSVRLQADPSQGDTDKYGRSLRYVFTADGRNVAQLLIAGGFGREYTYDTAYRFQPQFRAAESAARGARAGLWGACPSFGSPVAGSQPSTAPAPAGPNDPAAAPAGCRIEGNINSRGEKIYHLPGSATYDKTVITPSTGERYFCSEAAAVAAGWRAARD from the coding sequence GTGGCCACCGGGGGATGCAGCAGAGGTCGTCGCGTCGTCGCCCTGATGGGTGCCGGCGCAGTGCTCGTCGCGCTCCTCGGCGCGTGCGGACCGGCGGGGAACGCGAAGACGGCCGCCACCGGGCCCGGACCGGCCTCCGCCTCGTCGACGACGCCCGGCAGCCGTGCGACCGGGGCGGGACGGGGCTCCGGCGCGACTCCGACCTCGCCCTCGTCCGCAGCGACGCCGCCGCCCTCTCTCGGAGCGCTCGTTCCGGTGCTGAGCGTGATCGACGGCGACACCATCGCCGTCCGCGAGGGCGGCGTACGCCGCAAGATCCGACTGATCGGCGTCGACACCCCCGAGACCCGCAAACCGAACACGCCGGTGCAGTGCTTCGGCAAGGAGGCGAGCAGCAAGATGCAGAGCCTCGTGCAGAGCCGCAGCGTGCGGCTGCAGGCCGACCCGTCGCAGGGCGACACCGACAAGTACGGCCGGTCGCTGCGCTACGTCTTCACCGCGGACGGCCGCAACGTCGCTCAGCTGCTCATCGCGGGCGGCTTCGGCCGTGAGTACACCTACGACACGGCGTACCGGTTCCAACCTCAGTTCCGGGCCGCCGAGAGCGCCGCGCGCGGCGCCCGCGCCGGGCTGTGGGGCGCCTGCCCGTCGTTCGGTTCGCCCGTCGCCGGTTCACAGCCGAGCACCGCGCCCGCTCCGGCGGGCCCGAACGACCCCGCCGCGGCACCGGCCGGCTGCCGGATCGAGGGCAACATCAACTCCAGGGGCGAGAAGATCTACCACCTGCCGGGCAGCGCGACGTACGACAAGACCGTCATCACGCCGAGCACGGGCGAGCGCTACTTCTGCTCAGAGGCGGCTGCGGTCGCCGCGGGGTGGCGCGCCGCCCGTGACTGA